The Drosophila gunungcola strain Sukarami chromosome 2L unlocalized genomic scaffold, Dgunungcola_SK_2 000007F, whole genome shotgun sequence genome includes a region encoding these proteins:
- the LOC128253222 gene encoding peroxisomal acyl-coenzyme A oxidase 3 isoform X1, whose protein sequence is MKVAGLLSSSSLAFEITTTVVANAMASKNGTESDQGGLNQMLTALGFNYSSRREDQPVTNILDDKRIFPEFRGGPLDEYRQRASFCYKRMSVLLEGEEHIRLKHKVWQWMEQHPDFQREPEDSSLERVRELANKRQHLLWEQQFYGVNEYLGSPHLLLAFGQAIFSYDFSTSVKFGLSTGMFPSTLVSNGSGRLGKYVAKIADNRILGAYALTEISHGTNALGMRTRATYDIKSKEFIIHTPDFEAAKCWVGNLGKTCTHAIVYAQLFVPDNKHQGLQAFLIPIRDERTLLPFPGVTVGDMGEKIGLNGIDNGFVMFNQYRIPKANLLSKTGDIDAQGNYTSQIKDERKRLGASLGALSAGRVNITAITYVALSKAVTIATRYGASRRQFGPSNSPAEWPVIEYQSQQYRLIPHLATAIALRVVTLWVGKENVDLTMKGFTGEDTSQAGMEIHAISSALKPVATWAARDGIQECREACGGHGYLKSSGLGDLRNDNDANCTYEGENNTLIQQASNWLISLRRNNADFVAVSPLETVSFLKDMDDLLQSKAQERTPAECMNALNLLKALNWLTAWQLETTVKRVEQQQREGKDAFKTRNNIQVFAAQKLSIIYGERTTFYVFYMFVSRLPASAEKHVLQQVLSFYGAHLVTKYSAVFYRGGYFRENSQQLDLYEQGILELLPLLKDEAIALVDAIAPTDFILNSPLGMSDGNVYQHLQRTILSTPGVYERPHWWRDVTFKDYLKRAKL, encoded by the exons ATGAAAGTTGCTGGACTTTTGAGCAGTTCGAGCCTGGCGTTCGAAATAACCACAACAGTAG TAGCCAATGCGATGGCAAGTAAAAACGGCACTGAAAGTGATCAAGGCGGTCTGAATCAAATGCTGACCGCTCTGGGCTTTAATTATAGCAGCCGCCGGGAGGACCAGCCAGTAACTAACATCCTCGATGACAAGCGGATCTTTCCAGAGTTCCGCGGCGGACCTTTGGACGAGTACCGTCAGCGGGCGAGTTTCTGCTACAAGCGCATGAGTGTTCTGCTCGAGGGCGAGGAGCACATCCGGCTGAAG CACAAAGTTTGGCAGTGGATGGAGCAGCACCCCGACTTCCAGAGGGAGCCAGAGGACTCAAGCCTGGAACGCGTCCGCGAGCTGGCCAACAAGCGCCAGCATCTTCTTTGGGAGCAACAGTTTTACGGCGTCAACGAG TACTTGGGATCGCCGCACCTACTTTTGGCTTTCGGTCAGGCCATCTTTAGCTATGACTTCAGCACCTCGGTTAAGTTTGGCCTGTCAACGGGCATGTTCCCAAGCACCCTGGTCTCCAACGGATCTGGCCGCCTTGGAAAGTATGTGGCCAAAATTGCCGACAACCGCATTCTAGGAGCCTACGCCCTTACTGAGATATCTCACGGCACCAATGCACTTGGCATGCGCACCCGGGCCACCTACGACATAAAAAGCAAGGAGTTCATTATCCACACGCCGGACTTTGAAGCGGCCAAGTGTTGGGTCGGCAACCTGGGCAAGACCTGCACCCACGCCATTGTTTACGCACAGTTGTTCGTTCCTGACAACAAGCATCAGGGCTTGCAGGCCTTCCTTATTCCCATAAGGGACGAGCGTACTTTGCTGCCCTTTCCCGGCGTTACAGTTGGTGACATGGGCGAGAAGATCGGTCTAAACGGCATCGACAACGG CTTTGTAATGTTTAACCAGTATCGTATCCCAAAAGCTAATCTGCTTTCCAAAACCGGCGACATCGATGCGCAGGGCAACTACACCAGTCAAATTAAGGACGAGCGTAAGCGACTTGGAGCCTCTCTAGGTGCCCTCTCCGCAGGTAGGGTCAACATCACTGCTATTACGTACGTTGCTTTGAGCAAGGCGGTAACAATCGCCACCCGCTATGGGGCCAGCAGGCGGCAGTTTGGCCCTTCTAATAGCCCTGCGGAGTGGCCCGTAATCGAGTACCAATCACAGCAATACCGGCTTATTCCCCACTTGGCCACCGCGATCGCACTGCGTGTTGTTACGCTCTGGGTAGGCAAGGAAAACGTAGATTTGACCATGAAGGGCTTCACCGGTGAGGACACGTCGCAGGCGGGCATGGAGATCCACGCCATTTCTTCTGCTCTTAAGCCGGTGGCTACATGGGCAGCGAGGGATGGCATCCAG GAGTGCCGTGAGGCCTGTGGGGGACATGGCTACCTAAAGTCCTCTGGCTTAGGAGACCTCCGAAACGACAACGATGCAAACTGCACTTATGAGGGCGAGAACAATACGCTTATCCAGCAAGCATCCAATTGGTTAATCAGTCTAAGACGCAATAACGCCGATTTCGTGGCCGTCTCTCCGTTGGAAACAGTTTCCTTTCTCAAGGATATGGATGACCTACTGCAAAGCAAGGCCCAGGAGCGCACGCCTGCCGAATGCATGAATGCGCTTA ATCTTCTAAAGGCGCTTAACTGGCTGACCGCCTGGCAGCTGGAGACGACTGTCAAGCGGGTCGAGCAACAGCAGCGTGAGGGAAAAGATGCGTTTAAAACACGAAACAATATTCAAGTCTTTGCTGCCCAGAAGCTCTCTATAATTTATGGCGAA cgtACCACCTTCTACGTGTTTTATATGTTTGTAAGCAGACTCCCCGCGTCTGCCGAGAAGCATGTGCTGCAGCAGGTTCTCTCTTTTTATGGTGCGCATCTGGTGACCAAGTACTCTGCTGTTTTTTACCGCGGTGGCTACTTTCGCGAAAACTCCCAGCAACTAGACTTGTACGAGCAGGGCATCTTGGAGCTGCTTCCCTTACTAAAAGATGAAGCCATTGCTCTGGTGGATGCTATTGCTCCCACCGACTTCATTCTAAACTCCCCCCTGGGCATGAGCGATGGAAAT gttTACCAGCATCTTCAACGCACGATTTTGTCCACACCGGGTGTATACGAGCGTCCACATTGGTGGCGGGACGTTACTTTCAAGGATTATCTTAAGCGCGCCAAATTgtag
- the LOC128253222 gene encoding peroxisomal acyl-coenzyme A oxidase 3 isoform X4, with protein MVALSTNRREDQPVTNILDDKRIFPEFRGGPLDEYRQRASFCYKRMSVLLEGEEHIRLKHKVWQWMEQHPDFQREPEDSSLERVRELANKRQHLLWEQQFYGVNEYLGSPHLLLAFGQAIFSYDFSTSVKFGLSTGMFPSTLVSNGSGRLGKYVAKIADNRILGAYALTEISHGTNALGMRTRATYDIKSKEFIIHTPDFEAAKCWVGNLGKTCTHAIVYAQLFVPDNKHQGLQAFLIPIRDERTLLPFPGVTVGDMGEKIGLNGIDNGFVMFNQYRIPKANLLSKTGDIDAQGNYTSQIKDERKRLGASLGALSAGRVNITAITYVALSKAVTIATRYGASRRQFGPSNSPAEWPVIEYQSQQYRLIPHLATAIALRVVTLWVGKENVDLTMKGFTGEDTSQAGMEIHAISSALKPVATWAARDGIQECREACGGHGYLKSSGLGDLRNDNDANCTYEGENNTLIQQASNWLISLRRNNADFVAVSPLETVSFLKDMDDLLQSKAQERTPAECMNALNLLKALNWLTAWQLETTVKRVEQQQREGKDAFKTRNNIQVFAAQKLSIIYGERTTFYVFYMFVSRLPASAEKHVLQQVLSFYGAHLVTKYSAVFYRGGYFRENSQQLDLYEQGILELLPLLKDEAIALVDAIAPTDFILNSPLGMSDGNVYQHLQRTILSTPGVYERPHWWRDVTFKDYLKRAKL; from the exons ATGGTTGCATTGAGCACAAA CCGCCGGGAGGACCAGCCAGTAACTAACATCCTCGATGACAAGCGGATCTTTCCAGAGTTCCGCGGCGGACCTTTGGACGAGTACCGTCAGCGGGCGAGTTTCTGCTACAAGCGCATGAGTGTTCTGCTCGAGGGCGAGGAGCACATCCGGCTGAAG CACAAAGTTTGGCAGTGGATGGAGCAGCACCCCGACTTCCAGAGGGAGCCAGAGGACTCAAGCCTGGAACGCGTCCGCGAGCTGGCCAACAAGCGCCAGCATCTTCTTTGGGAGCAACAGTTTTACGGCGTCAACGAG TACTTGGGATCGCCGCACCTACTTTTGGCTTTCGGTCAGGCCATCTTTAGCTATGACTTCAGCACCTCGGTTAAGTTTGGCCTGTCAACGGGCATGTTCCCAAGCACCCTGGTCTCCAACGGATCTGGCCGCCTTGGAAAGTATGTGGCCAAAATTGCCGACAACCGCATTCTAGGAGCCTACGCCCTTACTGAGATATCTCACGGCACCAATGCACTTGGCATGCGCACCCGGGCCACCTACGACATAAAAAGCAAGGAGTTCATTATCCACACGCCGGACTTTGAAGCGGCCAAGTGTTGGGTCGGCAACCTGGGCAAGACCTGCACCCACGCCATTGTTTACGCACAGTTGTTCGTTCCTGACAACAAGCATCAGGGCTTGCAGGCCTTCCTTATTCCCATAAGGGACGAGCGTACTTTGCTGCCCTTTCCCGGCGTTACAGTTGGTGACATGGGCGAGAAGATCGGTCTAAACGGCATCGACAACGG CTTTGTAATGTTTAACCAGTATCGTATCCCAAAAGCTAATCTGCTTTCCAAAACCGGCGACATCGATGCGCAGGGCAACTACACCAGTCAAATTAAGGACGAGCGTAAGCGACTTGGAGCCTCTCTAGGTGCCCTCTCCGCAGGTAGGGTCAACATCACTGCTATTACGTACGTTGCTTTGAGCAAGGCGGTAACAATCGCCACCCGCTATGGGGCCAGCAGGCGGCAGTTTGGCCCTTCTAATAGCCCTGCGGAGTGGCCCGTAATCGAGTACCAATCACAGCAATACCGGCTTATTCCCCACTTGGCCACCGCGATCGCACTGCGTGTTGTTACGCTCTGGGTAGGCAAGGAAAACGTAGATTTGACCATGAAGGGCTTCACCGGTGAGGACACGTCGCAGGCGGGCATGGAGATCCACGCCATTTCTTCTGCTCTTAAGCCGGTGGCTACATGGGCAGCGAGGGATGGCATCCAG GAGTGCCGTGAGGCCTGTGGGGGACATGGCTACCTAAAGTCCTCTGGCTTAGGAGACCTCCGAAACGACAACGATGCAAACTGCACTTATGAGGGCGAGAACAATACGCTTATCCAGCAAGCATCCAATTGGTTAATCAGTCTAAGACGCAATAACGCCGATTTCGTGGCCGTCTCTCCGTTGGAAACAGTTTCCTTTCTCAAGGATATGGATGACCTACTGCAAAGCAAGGCCCAGGAGCGCACGCCTGCCGAATGCATGAATGCGCTTA ATCTTCTAAAGGCGCTTAACTGGCTGACCGCCTGGCAGCTGGAGACGACTGTCAAGCGGGTCGAGCAACAGCAGCGTGAGGGAAAAGATGCGTTTAAAACACGAAACAATATTCAAGTCTTTGCTGCCCAGAAGCTCTCTATAATTTATGGCGAA cgtACCACCTTCTACGTGTTTTATATGTTTGTAAGCAGACTCCCCGCGTCTGCCGAGAAGCATGTGCTGCAGCAGGTTCTCTCTTTTTATGGTGCGCATCTGGTGACCAAGTACTCTGCTGTTTTTTACCGCGGTGGCTACTTTCGCGAAAACTCCCAGCAACTAGACTTGTACGAGCAGGGCATCTTGGAGCTGCTTCCCTTACTAAAAGATGAAGCCATTGCTCTGGTGGATGCTATTGCTCCCACCGACTTCATTCTAAACTCCCCCCTGGGCATGAGCGATGGAAAT gttTACCAGCATCTTCAACGCACGATTTTGTCCACACCGGGTGTATACGAGCGTCCACATTGGTGGCGGGACGTTACTTTCAAGGATTATCTTAAGCGCGCCAAATTgtag
- the LOC128253222 gene encoding peroxisomal acyl-coenzyme A oxidase 3 isoform X3 has translation MVALSTNSRREDQPVTNILDDKRIFPEFRGGPLDEYRQRASFCYKRMSVLLEGEEHIRLKHKVWQWMEQHPDFQREPEDSSLERVRELANKRQHLLWEQQFYGVNEYLGSPHLLLAFGQAIFSYDFSTSVKFGLSTGMFPSTLVSNGSGRLGKYVAKIADNRILGAYALTEISHGTNALGMRTRATYDIKSKEFIIHTPDFEAAKCWVGNLGKTCTHAIVYAQLFVPDNKHQGLQAFLIPIRDERTLLPFPGVTVGDMGEKIGLNGIDNGFVMFNQYRIPKANLLSKTGDIDAQGNYTSQIKDERKRLGASLGALSAGRVNITAITYVALSKAVTIATRYGASRRQFGPSNSPAEWPVIEYQSQQYRLIPHLATAIALRVVTLWVGKENVDLTMKGFTGEDTSQAGMEIHAISSALKPVATWAARDGIQECREACGGHGYLKSSGLGDLRNDNDANCTYEGENNTLIQQASNWLISLRRNNADFVAVSPLETVSFLKDMDDLLQSKAQERTPAECMNALNLLKALNWLTAWQLETTVKRVEQQQREGKDAFKTRNNIQVFAAQKLSIIYGERTTFYVFYMFVSRLPASAEKHVLQQVLSFYGAHLVTKYSAVFYRGGYFRENSQQLDLYEQGILELLPLLKDEAIALVDAIAPTDFILNSPLGMSDGNVYQHLQRTILSTPGVYERPHWWRDVTFKDYLKRAKL, from the exons ATGGTTGCATTGAGCACAAA CAGCCGCCGGGAGGACCAGCCAGTAACTAACATCCTCGATGACAAGCGGATCTTTCCAGAGTTCCGCGGCGGACCTTTGGACGAGTACCGTCAGCGGGCGAGTTTCTGCTACAAGCGCATGAGTGTTCTGCTCGAGGGCGAGGAGCACATCCGGCTGAAG CACAAAGTTTGGCAGTGGATGGAGCAGCACCCCGACTTCCAGAGGGAGCCAGAGGACTCAAGCCTGGAACGCGTCCGCGAGCTGGCCAACAAGCGCCAGCATCTTCTTTGGGAGCAACAGTTTTACGGCGTCAACGAG TACTTGGGATCGCCGCACCTACTTTTGGCTTTCGGTCAGGCCATCTTTAGCTATGACTTCAGCACCTCGGTTAAGTTTGGCCTGTCAACGGGCATGTTCCCAAGCACCCTGGTCTCCAACGGATCTGGCCGCCTTGGAAAGTATGTGGCCAAAATTGCCGACAACCGCATTCTAGGAGCCTACGCCCTTACTGAGATATCTCACGGCACCAATGCACTTGGCATGCGCACCCGGGCCACCTACGACATAAAAAGCAAGGAGTTCATTATCCACACGCCGGACTTTGAAGCGGCCAAGTGTTGGGTCGGCAACCTGGGCAAGACCTGCACCCACGCCATTGTTTACGCACAGTTGTTCGTTCCTGACAACAAGCATCAGGGCTTGCAGGCCTTCCTTATTCCCATAAGGGACGAGCGTACTTTGCTGCCCTTTCCCGGCGTTACAGTTGGTGACATGGGCGAGAAGATCGGTCTAAACGGCATCGACAACGG CTTTGTAATGTTTAACCAGTATCGTATCCCAAAAGCTAATCTGCTTTCCAAAACCGGCGACATCGATGCGCAGGGCAACTACACCAGTCAAATTAAGGACGAGCGTAAGCGACTTGGAGCCTCTCTAGGTGCCCTCTCCGCAGGTAGGGTCAACATCACTGCTATTACGTACGTTGCTTTGAGCAAGGCGGTAACAATCGCCACCCGCTATGGGGCCAGCAGGCGGCAGTTTGGCCCTTCTAATAGCCCTGCGGAGTGGCCCGTAATCGAGTACCAATCACAGCAATACCGGCTTATTCCCCACTTGGCCACCGCGATCGCACTGCGTGTTGTTACGCTCTGGGTAGGCAAGGAAAACGTAGATTTGACCATGAAGGGCTTCACCGGTGAGGACACGTCGCAGGCGGGCATGGAGATCCACGCCATTTCTTCTGCTCTTAAGCCGGTGGCTACATGGGCAGCGAGGGATGGCATCCAG GAGTGCCGTGAGGCCTGTGGGGGACATGGCTACCTAAAGTCCTCTGGCTTAGGAGACCTCCGAAACGACAACGATGCAAACTGCACTTATGAGGGCGAGAACAATACGCTTATCCAGCAAGCATCCAATTGGTTAATCAGTCTAAGACGCAATAACGCCGATTTCGTGGCCGTCTCTCCGTTGGAAACAGTTTCCTTTCTCAAGGATATGGATGACCTACTGCAAAGCAAGGCCCAGGAGCGCACGCCTGCCGAATGCATGAATGCGCTTA ATCTTCTAAAGGCGCTTAACTGGCTGACCGCCTGGCAGCTGGAGACGACTGTCAAGCGGGTCGAGCAACAGCAGCGTGAGGGAAAAGATGCGTTTAAAACACGAAACAATATTCAAGTCTTTGCTGCCCAGAAGCTCTCTATAATTTATGGCGAA cgtACCACCTTCTACGTGTTTTATATGTTTGTAAGCAGACTCCCCGCGTCTGCCGAGAAGCATGTGCTGCAGCAGGTTCTCTCTTTTTATGGTGCGCATCTGGTGACCAAGTACTCTGCTGTTTTTTACCGCGGTGGCTACTTTCGCGAAAACTCCCAGCAACTAGACTTGTACGAGCAGGGCATCTTGGAGCTGCTTCCCTTACTAAAAGATGAAGCCATTGCTCTGGTGGATGCTATTGCTCCCACCGACTTCATTCTAAACTCCCCCCTGGGCATGAGCGATGGAAAT gttTACCAGCATCTTCAACGCACGATTTTGTCCACACCGGGTGTATACGAGCGTCCACATTGGTGGCGGGACGTTACTTTCAAGGATTATCTTAAGCGCGCCAAATTgtag
- the LOC128253222 gene encoding peroxisomal acyl-coenzyme A oxidase 3 isoform X2, which produces MASKNGTESDQGGLNQMLTALGFNYSSRREDQPVTNILDDKRIFPEFRGGPLDEYRQRASFCYKRMSVLLEGEEHIRLKHKVWQWMEQHPDFQREPEDSSLERVRELANKRQHLLWEQQFYGVNEYLGSPHLLLAFGQAIFSYDFSTSVKFGLSTGMFPSTLVSNGSGRLGKYVAKIADNRILGAYALTEISHGTNALGMRTRATYDIKSKEFIIHTPDFEAAKCWVGNLGKTCTHAIVYAQLFVPDNKHQGLQAFLIPIRDERTLLPFPGVTVGDMGEKIGLNGIDNGFVMFNQYRIPKANLLSKTGDIDAQGNYTSQIKDERKRLGASLGALSAGRVNITAITYVALSKAVTIATRYGASRRQFGPSNSPAEWPVIEYQSQQYRLIPHLATAIALRVVTLWVGKENVDLTMKGFTGEDTSQAGMEIHAISSALKPVATWAARDGIQECREACGGHGYLKSSGLGDLRNDNDANCTYEGENNTLIQQASNWLISLRRNNADFVAVSPLETVSFLKDMDDLLQSKAQERTPAECMNALNLLKALNWLTAWQLETTVKRVEQQQREGKDAFKTRNNIQVFAAQKLSIIYGERTTFYVFYMFVSRLPASAEKHVLQQVLSFYGAHLVTKYSAVFYRGGYFRENSQQLDLYEQGILELLPLLKDEAIALVDAIAPTDFILNSPLGMSDGNVYQHLQRTILSTPGVYERPHWWRDVTFKDYLKRAKL; this is translated from the exons ATGGCAAGTAAAAACGGCACTGAAAGTGATCAAGGCGGTCTGAATCAAATGCTGACCGCTCTGGGCTTTAATTATAGCAGCCGCCGGGAGGACCAGCCAGTAACTAACATCCTCGATGACAAGCGGATCTTTCCAGAGTTCCGCGGCGGACCTTTGGACGAGTACCGTCAGCGGGCGAGTTTCTGCTACAAGCGCATGAGTGTTCTGCTCGAGGGCGAGGAGCACATCCGGCTGAAG CACAAAGTTTGGCAGTGGATGGAGCAGCACCCCGACTTCCAGAGGGAGCCAGAGGACTCAAGCCTGGAACGCGTCCGCGAGCTGGCCAACAAGCGCCAGCATCTTCTTTGGGAGCAACAGTTTTACGGCGTCAACGAG TACTTGGGATCGCCGCACCTACTTTTGGCTTTCGGTCAGGCCATCTTTAGCTATGACTTCAGCACCTCGGTTAAGTTTGGCCTGTCAACGGGCATGTTCCCAAGCACCCTGGTCTCCAACGGATCTGGCCGCCTTGGAAAGTATGTGGCCAAAATTGCCGACAACCGCATTCTAGGAGCCTACGCCCTTACTGAGATATCTCACGGCACCAATGCACTTGGCATGCGCACCCGGGCCACCTACGACATAAAAAGCAAGGAGTTCATTATCCACACGCCGGACTTTGAAGCGGCCAAGTGTTGGGTCGGCAACCTGGGCAAGACCTGCACCCACGCCATTGTTTACGCACAGTTGTTCGTTCCTGACAACAAGCATCAGGGCTTGCAGGCCTTCCTTATTCCCATAAGGGACGAGCGTACTTTGCTGCCCTTTCCCGGCGTTACAGTTGGTGACATGGGCGAGAAGATCGGTCTAAACGGCATCGACAACGG CTTTGTAATGTTTAACCAGTATCGTATCCCAAAAGCTAATCTGCTTTCCAAAACCGGCGACATCGATGCGCAGGGCAACTACACCAGTCAAATTAAGGACGAGCGTAAGCGACTTGGAGCCTCTCTAGGTGCCCTCTCCGCAGGTAGGGTCAACATCACTGCTATTACGTACGTTGCTTTGAGCAAGGCGGTAACAATCGCCACCCGCTATGGGGCCAGCAGGCGGCAGTTTGGCCCTTCTAATAGCCCTGCGGAGTGGCCCGTAATCGAGTACCAATCACAGCAATACCGGCTTATTCCCCACTTGGCCACCGCGATCGCACTGCGTGTTGTTACGCTCTGGGTAGGCAAGGAAAACGTAGATTTGACCATGAAGGGCTTCACCGGTGAGGACACGTCGCAGGCGGGCATGGAGATCCACGCCATTTCTTCTGCTCTTAAGCCGGTGGCTACATGGGCAGCGAGGGATGGCATCCAG GAGTGCCGTGAGGCCTGTGGGGGACATGGCTACCTAAAGTCCTCTGGCTTAGGAGACCTCCGAAACGACAACGATGCAAACTGCACTTATGAGGGCGAGAACAATACGCTTATCCAGCAAGCATCCAATTGGTTAATCAGTCTAAGACGCAATAACGCCGATTTCGTGGCCGTCTCTCCGTTGGAAACAGTTTCCTTTCTCAAGGATATGGATGACCTACTGCAAAGCAAGGCCCAGGAGCGCACGCCTGCCGAATGCATGAATGCGCTTA ATCTTCTAAAGGCGCTTAACTGGCTGACCGCCTGGCAGCTGGAGACGACTGTCAAGCGGGTCGAGCAACAGCAGCGTGAGGGAAAAGATGCGTTTAAAACACGAAACAATATTCAAGTCTTTGCTGCCCAGAAGCTCTCTATAATTTATGGCGAA cgtACCACCTTCTACGTGTTTTATATGTTTGTAAGCAGACTCCCCGCGTCTGCCGAGAAGCATGTGCTGCAGCAGGTTCTCTCTTTTTATGGTGCGCATCTGGTGACCAAGTACTCTGCTGTTTTTTACCGCGGTGGCTACTTTCGCGAAAACTCCCAGCAACTAGACTTGTACGAGCAGGGCATCTTGGAGCTGCTTCCCTTACTAAAAGATGAAGCCATTGCTCTGGTGGATGCTATTGCTCCCACCGACTTCATTCTAAACTCCCCCCTGGGCATGAGCGATGGAAAT gttTACCAGCATCTTCAACGCACGATTTTGTCCACACCGGGTGTATACGAGCGTCCACATTGGTGGCGGGACGTTACTTTCAAGGATTATCTTAAGCGCGCCAAATTgtag